A section of the Methanosarcina mazei S-6 genome encodes:
- a CDS encoding 7-carboxy-7-deazaguanine synthase QueE, which yields MSSSNHEPANLREVFCSVQGEGPYVGMRQAFVRFSGCNLSCNYCDTNFRNPGTCDYERVEGSGVFEKVSNPVNIEKLESMLQPFKDLHSVSLTGGEPLLHADFIEKLNLSVPLYLESNMTLPEQARKLRENVAYVAGDFKLPEALKDISPETREAHMENTIECFRLLRKNNSRDCFCKIVIGRDTNTDTVSLAAEAIGSYVSCIVLQPETPLGSAVRTPRFNQASIRGILKLQKNLLKLTDTRIIPQTHRMWGCL from the coding sequence ATGTCATCTTCAAACCATGAACCCGCTAACTTAAGAGAAGTCTTCTGTTCCGTGCAGGGAGAAGGCCCGTATGTCGGCATGAGGCAGGCTTTTGTCCGGTTTTCAGGCTGCAACCTCAGCTGCAACTACTGTGATACTAATTTCAGAAATCCTGGAACCTGCGATTACGAGAGGGTTGAAGGCAGTGGAGTTTTCGAAAAGGTCTCAAACCCCGTAAACATAGAAAAGCTGGAATCCATGCTTCAGCCTTTCAAAGATCTCCATTCTGTATCCCTGACAGGAGGAGAGCCTCTTTTGCATGCGGATTTCATAGAGAAACTGAACCTTTCCGTGCCTCTGTACCTTGAATCCAATATGACTCTGCCTGAGCAGGCAAGAAAACTGCGCGAAAATGTTGCGTACGTGGCAGGAGATTTCAAGCTCCCGGAAGCTCTCAAAGACATCTCCCCGGAAACCAGGGAAGCACATATGGAAAACACTATTGAGTGCTTCAGGCTCCTTAGAAAAAATAATTCAAGAGACTGTTTTTGCAAAATTGTAATAGGCAGGGATACAAACACAGATACGGTATCTCTGGCTGCAGAAGCAATAGGATCCTATGTATCCTGCATAGTTCTCCAGCCCGAAACGCCTCTGGGAAGTGCGGTAAGGACTCCGCGGTTCAATCAGGCATCGATAAGGGGTATTCTAAAACTGCAGAAAAACCTGCTAAAGCTAACCGACACGCGAATCATTCCGCAGACTCACAGAATGTGGGGTTGCCTGTAA
- a CDS encoding metallophosphoesterase: MIGIISDSHDNLAAIRKAVEFFNKKQVKAVLHAGDIISPFTVREFKELNPKLYFVFGNNDGDRVTLTKKFEEIGAVSCGDFGDLTIDGLHIALLHGTDETLVRALAKSGDFDVVVRGHTHNAGVKMIDGTPVLNPGECSGVLSGKVTVATLEIANLNVEITELELD, translated from the coding sequence TTGATAGGAATTATTTCGGATTCGCATGATAACCTGGCAGCTATCCGGAAAGCTGTGGAATTCTTCAACAAAAAACAGGTAAAAGCAGTGCTGCATGCAGGGGATATCATTTCCCCTTTCACGGTAAGGGAATTTAAAGAACTAAATCCAAAACTCTATTTCGTCTTTGGGAATAACGATGGGGATAGAGTAACCCTGACAAAGAAGTTTGAAGAAATAGGTGCCGTTTCCTGTGGGGATTTCGGGGATCTTACTATTGACGGGCTGCATATCGCCCTTTTACATGGGACAGACGAAACTCTTGTCAGAGCTCTTGCAAAGTCAGGAGATTTTGACGTTGTGGTCCGGGGGCATACTCACAACGCAGGGGTCAAAATGATTGACGGGACGCCTGTACTAAATCCAGGCGAGTGTTCCGGGGTTCTGTCAGGAAAAGTTACGGTTGCAACCCTTGAGATCGCAAACCTTAACGTTGAGATTACCGAACTGGAGCTTGACTGA
- a CDS encoding DUF366 family protein has protein sequence MKCIILPEKLDYDGSQISSLWAYSSFGVQEDSVIVFRGACDVKIEHMIDLEDRRANESIWSEDMLSFIIEHFDSTDMKLIYSRQRLFTAIVREYLEELGINTSRAGDDLFFKGKKLTVSIASTSAISQKIHFGINVSHEVYGNLKEAGIEGEENIVRLMQGIGEAYVSEFGDIEKDLRKSRPLGVA, from the coding sequence ATGAAGTGTATTATTTTACCCGAAAAACTTGACTACGACGGAAGCCAGATTTCTTCCCTGTGGGCTTATAGCAGCTTTGGAGTGCAGGAAGATTCAGTTATTGTTTTTAGAGGTGCGTGTGACGTTAAAATCGAGCATATGATTGACCTTGAAGACCGGAGAGCAAACGAGTCTATCTGGTCTGAAGACATGCTGAGTTTCATAATAGAACATTTCGATTCCACCGACATGAAACTGATTTATTCACGCCAGCGCCTGTTTACTGCAATAGTCAGAGAATACCTTGAAGAGCTTGGGATCAACACTTCAAGAGCAGGAGACGACCTGTTTTTTAAAGGAAAGAAGCTGACCGTATCTATTGCCAGCACCTCGGCTATTTCCCAGAAAATCCATTTCGGCATTAACGTCTCGCATGAGGTATACGGAAACCTGAAAGAAGCCGGAATTGAGGGCGAGGAAAATATTGTACGGCTGATGCAGGGTATCGGGGAAGCTTATGTAAGTGAATTTGGGGATATAGAAAAGGACCTCAGGAAGTCCAGACCTCTCGGAGTGGCGTAA
- a CDS encoding metallophosphoesterase family protein, with product MLLIADIHGNYEALQTVLDVPYDRAVCLGDIVDYGPDPDRCIDLLQKKNITTIRGNHDNAVAFKVDCQCGYRYKHLSIATREYTWKILDRAGMKYLQKLPLLIKEEIGGKSFYFTHGSPRSMFEYIKPETSDEEVLRMIEGAAEPVEADFLVVGHSHIPMNRKIGNLTIINPGSAGQPRDGDTGASCAVLDTETGEVEFLHLKYDIDAVCAKIEERMPHAEELTGILRRGY from the coding sequence CTGTTACTGATCGCTGATATCCATGGAAATTATGAAGCTCTCCAGACAGTTCTTGACGTTCCCTATGATAGGGCAGTCTGCCTTGGAGATATCGTGGACTACGGACCTGACCCAGACAGGTGCATAGACCTCCTGCAAAAAAAGAATATCACTACCATCAGGGGTAATCACGACAATGCGGTTGCCTTTAAAGTTGACTGCCAGTGTGGTTACAGGTACAAACATCTCTCAATTGCAACCCGGGAATATACCTGGAAAATTCTTGACAGAGCAGGGATGAAGTACCTGCAAAAACTTCCTCTGCTGATCAAAGAAGAAATTGGCGGAAAAAGTTTTTACTTTACCCACGGGAGCCCGCGCTCTATGTTCGAATACATAAAACCCGAAACCTCCGATGAAGAGGTTTTGAGAATGATAGAAGGAGCAGCAGAGCCTGTGGAGGCTGATTTTCTCGTTGTCGGACACTCTCACATTCCCATGAACCGAAAAATAGGAAACCTTACAATAATAAATCCGGGTTCAGCAGGACAGCCAAGAGACGGAGATACAGGGGCGAGCTGTGCTGTTTTAGATACTGAAACAGGAGAGGTGGAGTTCCTGCATCTGAAGTATGACATTGATGCGGTCTGCGCCAAAATAGAAGAAAGAATGCCTCACGCAGAGGAGCTGACAGGCATCCTCAGGCGGGGATATTGA
- a CDS encoding glutathione-independent formaldehyde dehydrogenase yields MKAVVYRGPNQVSVEEVEDPKIEHPADAIIRLTSSGICGSDLHMYEGRTVEKPGKVLGHEPLGVIEEVGDAVTSFKKGDRVVVTFNIACGHCLNCIRGFTSACLTVNPESAGGAFGYAKMGPYRGAQAEFLRVPFADLNCTKLPGSPGDKWEDDFIMLSDVFPTGFFATQLAMVMPGFPVAVFGAGPVGLLSAYSAILQGAAQVFVVDYIPERLKLAKSIGAIPVDFTLSDPVAMIEALRSQHSRVDTVLPGEEKLQGIMSSIENLAKSIGANLELARSDPVTMIQMLRAGNPAIVQSLIPGEEKMKGVMSGIDAVGYQARDRQDPSRENPTQVISDLVRLINPTGHLGVIGVYVADDPGAYNERAKKGEYILPFGQLWEKGISVGTGQTPVKKLQPMLRDMIIAGVAKPSFIVSHKISIEEAPDAYREFAKRSEGFTKVTIQFEK; encoded by the coding sequence ATGAAAGCCGTTGTTTATAGAGGACCGAATCAGGTTTCTGTAGAAGAAGTCGAAGATCCGAAAATAGAGCACCCGGCAGATGCCATAATCAGGCTTACTTCGAGTGGCATATGCGGAAGCGACCTTCATATGTATGAAGGAAGAACTGTTGAAAAGCCGGGAAAAGTTCTTGGGCATGAGCCTCTAGGGGTTATAGAAGAGGTGGGGGACGCCGTGACCTCTTTTAAGAAAGGGGACAGGGTTGTCGTTACTTTTAACATTGCCTGCGGGCACTGTTTGAACTGTATTCGGGGTTTTACCAGCGCCTGCCTGACTGTTAATCCTGAAAGTGCAGGAGGAGCTTTTGGATATGCCAAAATGGGTCCTTATAGAGGGGCTCAGGCTGAATTTTTAAGGGTGCCGTTTGCCGACCTGAACTGTACGAAACTTCCAGGGTCTCCAGGGGATAAATGGGAAGACGATTTCATTATGCTGTCGGATGTATTTCCTACAGGTTTTTTTGCTACGCAGCTTGCAATGGTAATGCCAGGATTTCCTGTCGCGGTTTTCGGGGCAGGACCTGTAGGTTTGCTCTCAGCTTATTCCGCAATACTGCAGGGGGCAGCTCAGGTTTTTGTCGTTGATTACATTCCTGAGAGGCTGAAGCTGGCAAAGAGTATTGGTGCTATTCCTGTAGATTTTACACTTAGCGACCCCGTAGCCATGATTGAGGCATTAAGGTCTCAGCATTCGAGAGTGGATACCGTGCTTCCGGGCGAGGAAAAACTGCAGGGAATCATGTCCAGTATAGAAAACCTTGCCAAGAGTATAGGTGCTAACCTTGAACTCGCCAGGAGCGATCCCGTAACTATGATTCAGATGTTGAGGGCAGGAAACCCTGCAATTGTTCAGTCCCTGATTCCAGGTGAGGAAAAAATGAAAGGTGTGATGTCCGGTATAGACGCAGTCGGATATCAGGCAAGAGACAGGCAAGATCCCTCAAGGGAAAATCCAACGCAGGTGATAAGTGATCTGGTGAGGCTTATCAACCCGACCGGTCACCTGGGAGTTATCGGGGTCTACGTGGCAGATGACCCCGGAGCTTATAATGAACGCGCTAAGAAAGGGGAGTATATCCTGCCTTTTGGACAGCTCTGGGAAAAAGGTATAAGTGTAGGAACAGGCCAGACTCCGGTTAAGAAACTTCAACCGATGCTCAGGGATATGATAATTGCAGGCGTGGCAAAGCCAAGCTTTATAGTAAGTCACAAAATCTCCATAGAGGAAGCGCCTGATGCCTACAGGGAGTTTGCCAAACGCTCAGAAGGCTTTACAAAGGTAACAATTCAGTTTGAAAAATAA
- the queC gene encoding 7-cyano-7-deazaguanine synthase QueC has translation MKAITLLSSGLDSVAALAIAAESLEIEMAITFDYGQRAGQREMEYSEKVCEHFGIEQRIIKLDWLGEITHTSLVNRDEEVPSLSFEDIDENSPSMITEYSAKAVWVPNRNGVMLNIAGSFAESRGCDYIVVGFNGEEAGTFPDNSRDYIQAVDNAFSYSTQNGVKVLAPLAEMGKTEIVKKALEAEAPLEYSWSCYHGGEIPCGKCESCVRRARAFKNIGIKDPLLERLGI, from the coding sequence ATGAAAGCTATAACCCTCCTGAGCAGCGGGCTTGATTCCGTAGCAGCGCTTGCGATTGCTGCCGAAAGCCTTGAAATTGAGATGGCAATTACATTTGACTACGGGCAGAGAGCAGGGCAGCGGGAAATGGAATATTCCGAAAAGGTCTGCGAACACTTCGGAATAGAGCAGAGGATAATAAAGCTGGACTGGCTTGGAGAAATAACACATACATCCCTTGTAAACAGGGATGAAGAAGTCCCTTCCCTGTCTTTTGAGGATATTGATGAAAACTCCCCTTCCATGATTACCGAGTATTCTGCAAAGGCTGTCTGGGTCCCTAACAGGAACGGGGTTATGTTAAACATCGCAGGGAGCTTTGCCGAAAGCAGGGGATGTGATTACATAGTTGTGGGCTTCAACGGAGAAGAAGCCGGAACCTTTCCTGATAATTCCCGTGATTACATACAGGCGGTGGACAATGCCTTTTCTTACTCCACACAGAACGGAGTGAAAGTGCTTGCTCCCCTGGCAGAAATGGGAAAAACTGAAATCGTTAAAAAAGCTCTTGAAGCAGAAGCTCCGCTTGAATACAGCTGGAGCTGCTATCACGGAGGGGAAATCCCCTGCGGAAAGTGTGAAAGCTGCGTGCGCAGGGCAAGGGCATTCAAAAATATTGGTATAAAGGACCCGCTTCTGGAAAGGTTGGGGATCTGA
- a CDS encoding hydantoinase/oxoprolinase family protein, translated as MHYSLGIDAGGTYTDAVLVRDSDGKIADSNKALTTYPDPLAGIKKVIDGLNPEYLKNIKLVSVSTTLSTNTILEGNGFPVALILIGDHPLEKEFPTGHVLFAGGGHNHNGEEVSSLDLKAIEKFALSVKDKVSAFAISSYFSTRNPEHELKARDCIMKLTGLPAVCGHELSQELGAYERSVTAFLNAQLIPITRQFVKSIIADMTERGINARLLMLKCDGSVIGIKDALQRPIETIFSGPAASLVGASYLSGLQTCAVVDVGGTSTDISSIYMGVPDLSDDGAIVGGWKTRVRAIRMETTATGGDSHVWTVDRGLHLGPRRVMPLAVAAAQYQDFLNTLKRTPMPAREDLGENIQPTKFFVRSGYTAGEISKVESEVLGVIGDEPVSVNDIKTLIRKDLHPQTLDSLIKKRLIQAIGFTPTDALHVLGEYTAWNEEASRIGAERLARLMRMTPHEFCTSVKKRVARNMSLHLLSYILQGVPHTAVEQILDGNYQAKFKLGVPVVLLGGPVRSHRKELEEFIDAEIIVPEHAEVGNAAGALAGKGIKRVEILIRPASLMSPEKDFLVFAPGSRQRFDVYTEALNTATELGKKLVEDYMKECGLSGDQVEISIEKKTISPEGWNHPPMETNLLVMGVGMRRLHG; from the coding sequence ATGCACTATAGCCTTGGAATCGATGCCGGGGGCACTTATACAGACGCAGTACTTGTGAGGGATTCTGATGGGAAAATTGCAGACTCAAATAAAGCACTGACCACCTATCCCGACCCACTTGCCGGCATCAAAAAGGTAATTGATGGGCTTAATCCGGAGTATCTCAAAAACATAAAACTCGTATCCGTATCAACCACCCTTTCCACCAATACCATACTTGAAGGGAACGGTTTTCCTGTAGCTCTTATCCTTATCGGGGACCACCCTCTTGAAAAGGAATTCCCGACAGGACATGTGCTTTTTGCAGGAGGGGGGCATAACCACAATGGAGAAGAAGTATCCTCTCTTGACCTGAAAGCCATTGAAAAATTTGCCCTGAGCGTAAAGGACAAAGTATCTGCTTTTGCTATTTCTTCCTATTTCAGTACACGCAACCCTGAACATGAGCTTAAAGCAAGAGACTGCATAATGAAACTTACAGGACTTCCTGCGGTCTGCGGGCACGAACTCTCCCAGGAACTGGGAGCCTATGAGAGGTCAGTAACAGCTTTCCTCAATGCCCAGCTGATCCCCATAACCAGGCAGTTTGTGAAGTCCATTATTGCAGACATGACAGAAAGGGGGATTAATGCAAGGCTTCTTATGCTCAAATGCGACGGTTCGGTTATAGGGATAAAAGACGCCCTGCAAAGACCAATAGAAACAATCTTTTCAGGCCCTGCAGCAAGCCTTGTGGGAGCTTCTTACCTTTCAGGGCTGCAAACCTGCGCAGTTGTTGACGTAGGTGGGACGAGCACTGATATTTCTTCAATTTATATGGGAGTCCCTGACCTGAGTGACGACGGAGCCATTGTCGGCGGCTGGAAGACAAGAGTCAGAGCTATAAGAATGGAGACAACAGCTACAGGAGGAGACAGCCATGTCTGGACAGTGGACAGGGGGCTCCACCTTGGACCACGGAGAGTTATGCCTCTTGCAGTAGCTGCAGCTCAGTATCAGGATTTTCTGAATACGCTCAAAAGGACGCCCATGCCTGCCAGAGAAGACCTGGGAGAAAATATCCAGCCTACAAAATTTTTTGTCAGGTCAGGCTATACCGCAGGTGAGATTAGCAAGGTTGAATCTGAAGTCCTCGGCGTAATAGGAGACGAGCCTGTTTCCGTGAATGACATAAAAACCCTTATCAGAAAAGACCTTCACCCCCAAACCCTGGACTCCCTCATTAAAAAGAGGCTTATCCAGGCTATAGGTTTTACACCAACAGATGCTCTTCACGTGCTCGGGGAATATACAGCCTGGAACGAAGAAGCTTCCAGAATAGGAGCAGAAAGGCTTGCAAGGCTCATGCGCATGACACCACACGAGTTCTGCACCTCAGTAAAAAAGAGGGTTGCAAGGAATATGTCGCTCCATCTCCTCTCATATATCCTGCAGGGAGTCCCGCATACGGCTGTTGAGCAAATTCTGGACGGGAATTACCAGGCAAAGTTCAAGCTTGGAGTCCCTGTTGTCCTGCTCGGAGGACCCGTGCGCTCACACAGGAAAGAACTGGAGGAATTTATAGACGCCGAAATTATTGTTCCCGAACATGCCGAGGTAGGAAATGCTGCAGGGGCTCTTGCAGGAAAAGGCATCAAAAGAGTGGAGATCCTTATAAGGCCTGCAAGCCTGATGTCTCCTGAGAAGGATTTCCTTGTTTTTGCACCCGGCAGCAGGCAGAGGTTCGATGTATACACAGAAGCATTGAATACTGCAACAGAACTTGGAAAAAAGCTCGTTGAAGATTATATGAAAGAATGTGGGCTCAGTGGAGACCAGGTTGAAATTTCCATTGAGAAAAAGACCATCTCACCTGAAGGCTGGAACCATCCGCCAATGGAAACAAATCTGCTTGTAATGGGAGTTGGAATGCGCAGACTCCACGGCTGA
- a CDS encoding 4Fe-4S binding protein, translating into MVAKIDADACTGCGTCVDECPAAAISLNDDDIAVVDEDECLDCGACVDACPNGAITLE; encoded by the coding sequence ATGGTAGCAAAAATCGATGCCGATGCCTGTACAGGCTGTGGAACCTGTGTAGATGAATGCCCAGCAGCTGCAATCTCCCTCAATGACGATGACATTGCAGTTGTAGACGAAGATGAATGCCTTGACTGCGGTGCATGTGTAGATGCCTGCCCGAACGGGGCAATCACTCTCGAGTAA
- a CDS encoding radical SAM protein, which translates to MLEEENFTFDRDRYRIIAEHPCYSENARHRFGRMHLAVAPKCNIQCNFCVRDFACVNENRPGVTMEILTPAEALEKVRQALSDYPFIKVIGVAGPGDPLANEETFEALRLVRQEFPNITFCMSTNGLMLPEKLPELVKLGVATLTVTINAVDPEIQGQICEYVNYHGKIYRGVEGARIQIKNQLDGIEAAVREGIVIKVNTVLVPGINDGHVVEIAKAVREREVYIMNIMSLIPQGAFAHIRAPTPEERQATQDACEPYVRQMRHCRQCRADAYGYIDQDMSQMSEERRNLIKIQIREDLEKAKETLNKNGKEES; encoded by the coding sequence TTGTTAGAAGAAGAAAACTTCACATTTGACCGTGACCGTTATAGAATCATAGCCGAACACCCCTGCTATAGTGAAAACGCCAGGCACAGGTTCGGAAGAATGCACCTTGCAGTAGCCCCCAAATGTAATATCCAGTGCAATTTCTGCGTCAGGGACTTTGCCTGCGTAAACGAAAACAGGCCTGGAGTGACCATGGAGATCTTAACACCAGCCGAAGCACTTGAAAAAGTAAGACAAGCCCTTTCAGACTATCCGTTTATCAAAGTAATAGGGGTTGCCGGGCCCGGTGATCCGTTAGCAAACGAAGAGACTTTCGAAGCCCTCAGGCTTGTAAGGCAGGAGTTCCCTAATATCACATTTTGTATGAGCACAAACGGACTCATGCTCCCGGAAAAACTCCCGGAACTTGTAAAGCTTGGAGTCGCAACCCTGACCGTAACCATCAACGCTGTTGACCCCGAAATCCAGGGACAGATATGTGAATACGTCAATTACCATGGCAAGATTTACAGAGGAGTAGAAGGGGCAAGAATCCAGATAAAAAACCAGCTTGACGGTATCGAGGCTGCTGTCCGGGAAGGGATTGTTATCAAGGTCAATACTGTGCTTGTACCGGGAATAAATGACGGGCACGTAGTGGAAATTGCAAAAGCAGTTAGAGAAAGAGAAGTATATATTATGAATATTATGTCCCTGATCCCCCAGGGAGCCTTTGCTCATATAAGAGCCCCGACCCCGGAAGAAAGGCAGGCAACCCAGGACGCTTGCGAACCCTATGTTAGACAGATGCGCCATTGCAGGCAATGCCGAGCCGATGCCTATGGTTACATTGATCAGGACATGTCACAGATGAGCGAGGAGCGCAGAAACCTTATAAAAATCCAGATAAGAGAAGACCTTGAAAAAGCAAAAGAGACTCTGAATAAGAACGGGAAAGAAGAGTCCTGA
- a CDS encoding methanogenesis marker 2 protein, giving the protein MNLEQLAERIRSFEGVTRKKQIEDIVSIFEAVRPEYGNAIVDFGDDAAVIDIGGDDVILFAADGIWGRLLDASPWWAGYGAVVVNVNDIAAMGGKPLAMVDIASANSPKACRELMEGLAEGVRKFGVPVVGGHVHPDTKYNSLSVAIIGIVKKDCVIRSDTAKPGDLVIAAYDMDGKIGPNSPYSWDTTSFKEPSVLRESYLVTQEIAQKKLASAGKDISNPGLIGTLGMLCETSRVGASVDLEKVPRPEGVDFEQWLKVHPGTGYVFTADPEKAGECVAVFEKAGLTAAVVGKIEEGLKLDMYDKTGRVTVFDFSKDSITGIGSE; this is encoded by the coding sequence TTGAACCTGGAACAGCTAGCAGAAAGGATAAGGAGTTTCGAAGGGGTTACCCGAAAAAAACAGATCGAGGATATAGTCTCTATCTTTGAAGCCGTCCGCCCGGAATACGGGAACGCTATCGTTGATTTCGGGGACGATGCTGCAGTAATTGACATAGGAGGAGATGACGTTATCCTCTTTGCAGCTGATGGTATCTGGGGACGGCTTCTAGACGCGAGCCCCTGGTGGGCAGGTTACGGGGCTGTTGTTGTGAACGTAAATGACATTGCAGCGATGGGAGGAAAACCACTTGCCATGGTGGATATCGCCTCTGCAAATTCCCCAAAAGCATGCAGGGAACTGATGGAAGGCCTGGCTGAAGGAGTAAGAAAATTCGGAGTCCCTGTTGTTGGAGGGCATGTCCACCCGGATACAAAGTACAATTCCCTTTCCGTTGCCATAATAGGAATCGTCAAAAAAGACTGTGTGATCAGAAGTGATACTGCAAAACCAGGCGACCTTGTAATTGCAGCCTATGATATGGACGGAAAAATCGGCCCTAATTCCCCTTATAGCTGGGACACGACATCTTTTAAAGAGCCTTCCGTGCTCAGGGAAAGCTACCTTGTAACCCAGGAAATAGCACAGAAAAAGCTTGCAAGCGCCGGAAAGGACATCAGCAACCCCGGGCTGATAGGAACTCTCGGGATGCTCTGTGAGACGAGCAGGGTAGGAGCCTCTGTCGATCTGGAAAAAGTCCCGAGACCTGAAGGCGTGGATTTTGAGCAGTGGCTGAAAGTGCACCCGGGAACTGGTTATGTGTTTACTGCAGACCCGGAAAAAGCCGGAGAGTGTGTGGCTGTGTTTGAAAAGGCAGGGCTTACAGCTGCAGTAGTAGGAAAAATTGAAGAGGGGTTAAAGCTTGACATGTATGATAAAACAGGCAGAGTAACCGTTTTTGACTTCTCAAAGGACAGTATTACAGGCATAGGTTCCGAATAA
- the queD gene encoding 6-carboxytetrahydropterin synthase QueD yields MANMRLGVIDYIDSAHYLPGHGKCGRVHGHTYKIEVVVEGEVRENGMVIDFYDLKKGIKETLQEYDHTLLNDILDFPSSEHLCQHIHSRLLERFGFPLLVRVWEGEGKWCEMDNFS; encoded by the coding sequence ATGGCAAATATGAGATTGGGAGTTATTGATTATATTGACAGCGCACATTACCTTCCAGGGCACGGGAAGTGCGGAAGAGTTCATGGACACACATATAAAATAGAAGTGGTAGTGGAAGGAGAGGTAAGGGAAAACGGTATGGTGATAGATTTCTATGACCTGAAAAAAGGCATAAAGGAGACTCTTCAGGAGTATGACCATACCCTGTTAAATGATATCCTTGACTTCCCCAGCTCCGAGCACCTCTGCCAGCACATTCATTCCCGCCTTCTGGAGAGATTTGGCTTTCCACTTCTGGTGAGGGTATGGGAAGGGGAAGGCAAATGGTGCGAAATGGATAATTTCTCCTGA
- a CDS encoding putative zinc-binding protein, whose product MVLIAMEAKQNEQNEPPGQKEPFLESLPETNNSSGKRRNTLIFACSGLSNTGKLTMQAASTLAFRRPDLYRAAAALKGTDAVEDALSEGFRVLVLDGCTDRCATKKLDEAGIQAEVYLMVTEIGIEKTRPLDVKPEYIEKIIRAVKEA is encoded by the coding sequence ATGGTTTTAATAGCAATGGAAGCCAAACAGAATGAGCAAAATGAGCCCCCGGGACAGAAAGAACCATTCCTGGAAAGCCTTCCCGAAACGAATAACTCTTCCGGAAAAAGGAGAAATACCCTTATTTTTGCGTGTTCCGGTTTATCAAATACAGGGAAACTTACCATGCAGGCAGCATCGACCCTGGCTTTCAGAAGACCTGACCTTTACAGGGCTGCAGCTGCATTGAAGGGGACAGATGCGGTTGAAGACGCGTTATCCGAAGGTTTCAGAGTGCTGGTTCTCGACGGCTGTACGGACAGGTGTGCCACAAAAAAACTTGATGAGGCGGGAATACAGGCAGAAGTCTATCTTATGGTTACCGAGATTGGAATTGAAAAAACAAGACCTTTGGATGTAAAGCCGGAGTATATAGAAAAAATTATCCGGGCTGTAAAGGAAGCCTGA
- the nifB gene encoding nitrogenase cofactor biosynthesis protein NifB encodes MPEENQSVDNANKGPILGEEIRRKISEHPCYDKNAQHKFGRIHLAVAPKCNIQCNFCVREFDCVNESRPGVTSKVLSPREALEKTRQILADYPFIKVVAIAGPGDPLANDETFETFELIRKEFPEVTLCMSTNGLMLPEKLPDMLRVGVSTLTVTVNAIDPEIQAKIVNHVVYHGKVYRGVEAAEIQIKNQLEGIKAAIDAGIVVKVNTVLIPGINDKHVVEIARKLNELGVYIMNVMPLINQGAFAHLEPPTAEERKAVQEACEPYVMQMRHCRQCRSDAYGLLAQDMSQMSEERRNLIKIQTKEDFEKAKEVLKTNGKEEAEGKKA; translated from the coding sequence TTGCCAGAAGAAAATCAATCTGTAGACAATGCGAATAAAGGCCCCATACTTGGAGAGGAAATCCGCAGAAAGATCTCCGAACACCCCTGTTACGATAAAAATGCTCAGCATAAGTTTGGGAGAATCCACCTTGCTGTAGCCCCCAAGTGCAACATCCAGTGTAATTTTTGTGTAAGGGAATTTGACTGCGTAAACGAGAGCCGTCCGGGAGTTACAAGTAAAGTCCTGAGTCCTCGGGAAGCCCTTGAAAAAACCAGGCAGATCCTGGCAGATTATCCGTTCATCAAAGTTGTTGCAATTGCAGGACCTGGCGACCCTCTGGCTAACGATGAAACATTTGAGACATTTGAACTTATAAGGAAGGAATTTCCTGAGGTGACCCTCTGCATGAGCACAAACGGGCTTATGCTCCCTGAAAAACTTCCGGACATGCTGCGTGTTGGGGTTTCCACTCTGACAGTTACGGTAAACGCAATCGATCCCGAAATCCAGGCAAAAATAGTGAACCATGTAGTATATCACGGAAAAGTCTACAGAGGAGTCGAAGCTGCCGAGATTCAGATCAAAAACCAGCTTGAGGGAATAAAGGCGGCTATTGATGCAGGAATCGTTGTCAAGGTCAATACCGTGCTTATACCGGGAATTAATGATAAGCATGTGGTAGAGATTGCCAGAAAGCTCAATGAGCTCGGGGTCTACATCATGAATGTCATGCCTCTGATCAACCAGGGAGCATTTGCACATCTTGAGCCTCCAACTGCCGAAGAGCGGAAAGCCGTTCAGGAAGCCTGCGAACCTTATGTTATGCAGATGCGCCACTGCAGACAGTGCAGATCCGATGCTTACGGACTCCTTGCCCAGGACATGTCACAGATGAGTGAGGAGCGCAGAAACCTTATAAAAATCCAAACAAAAGAAGACTTTGAAAAAGCAAAAGAAGTTCTGAAAACGAACGGGAAAGAAGAAGCTGAAGGCAAAAAAGCCTGA